One stretch of Dethiosulfovibrio peptidovorans DNA includes these proteins:
- a CDS encoding UDP-N-acetyl-D-mannosamine dehydrogenase: MKNKKSFSVCITGLGYIGLPTASLLATVGNLVHGVEVNRFVIDSVNSGEGYLNEPDLSTLIKGAVASGNLVAGSAPREADVFMIAVPTPFKENKEPDLSYVEKALEAMAPCLRKGNLVILESTSPVGTTEDVVGAILHRETGLVPGEDFYLAYCPERVLPGRIVQELVSNDRVLGGINEVSAQKAAELYGTFVQGELVLTDCRTAEMCKLVENAYRDVNIAFANEISMLCHRHGVDERELIRHANRHPRVNILSPGPGVGGHCIAVDPWFLVAKDPAMTPLIRTAREVNEAKASWVVDRICQWLPKPRSIGCLGLTYKPNVEDTRESPALEIAQTLVQKGFVVHCCEPNLSEVEGLSLLSLEDVVERSDFLLVLVGHKEFQGLQIPGNKTVFDCVGVV; encoded by the coding sequence TTGAAGAATAAAAAATCTTTTTCTGTGTGTATTACAGGGTTGGGGTATATTGGTTTACCGACAGCGAGCCTGCTTGCCACAGTGGGAAATTTGGTTCATGGAGTGGAAGTAAATCGTTTTGTAATCGATTCTGTCAACAGTGGGGAGGGCTATCTTAACGAGCCCGATCTGAGCACTCTTATCAAAGGTGCAGTAGCTTCGGGAAATTTGGTCGCCGGAAGTGCTCCGAGGGAGGCCGACGTTTTTATGATCGCGGTTCCCACTCCTTTTAAGGAGAACAAGGAGCCAGATTTATCCTATGTCGAAAAGGCTCTTGAGGCCATGGCTCCCTGCCTTCGAAAGGGAAATCTGGTTATTCTCGAATCGACCTCTCCTGTGGGGACGACGGAGGATGTTGTAGGGGCTATCCTGCACAGGGAGACAGGCTTGGTTCCCGGGGAGGACTTTTACCTTGCCTACTGCCCTGAGCGGGTGCTTCCGGGGCGGATTGTGCAAGAGTTAGTCTCCAACGACCGGGTTTTAGGGGGTATCAACGAGGTCAGCGCTCAGAAAGCGGCCGAACTCTATGGCACCTTTGTTCAGGGAGAGCTGGTGCTTACGGACTGTCGAACGGCTGAGATGTGTAAACTTGTCGAAAACGCTTATCGAGATGTAAATATAGCCTTTGCCAATGAAATTTCTATGCTTTGTCATCGCCATGGTGTGGACGAGCGGGAGTTGATTCGGCATGCTAACCGCCATCCCAGAGTCAATATTCTCTCGCCTGGTCCTGGGGTTGGGGGGCATTGTATTGCGGTGGATCCTTGGTTTCTTGTGGCTAAAGATCCGGCTATGACGCCCCTCATTCGAACGGCCAGAGAGGTGAATGAGGCTAAGGCAAGCTGGGTTGTGGATCGAATTTGCCAATGGCTGCCCAAACCTCGTTCGATAGGGTGTCTTGGTCTCACGTATAAGCCCAATGTGGAGGACACGAGGGAGTCTCCAGCTTTGGAGATTGCTCAGACGTTAGTACAAAAGGGGTTTGTCGTACATTGTTGTGAGCCGAACCTCAGCGAAGTGGAGGGGCTTTCCCTTCTTTCTTTGGAGGACGTTGTAGAGCGAAGTGATTTTTTGCTTGTTCTTGTAGGGCATAAAGAGTTTCAAGGGCTTCAAATCCCTGGAAATAAAACTGTCTTTGACTGTGTGGGTGTGGTGTGA
- a CDS encoding cephalosporin hydroxylase, with product MNNHHDFNTEVAQRIGESRDNDKLRSRAKCFLEESICAKYSYNFFSLGRPIIQYPQDMIAVQELIWSIRPDCIVETGIAHGGSLIMSAAMLALLDYCDAADAGEDFDVQKSRRKVVGLDIEIRPHNKAALEAHPLFHKLDMVEGNSIDDEIISQIYDRVQGYEKILVLLDSNHTHDHVLAELEAYAPLVSQGSYCVVFDTLIEDLPDSTFPDRPWGVGNNPKTAVREYLRLCEGEGRRARDGKPLHFEVDTNIESKILITAAPEGYLKRLRECPLSP from the coding sequence ATGAACAATCATCATGATTTCAATACAGAGGTTGCCCAGCGAATTGGTGAAAGCAGAGACAACGATAAGCTCCGCAGTCGGGCGAAGTGCTTTCTTGAGGAGTCGATCTGCGCAAAGTATTCGTATAACTTCTTCTCTCTAGGCCGCCCCATTATCCAATATCCTCAGGATATGATTGCTGTACAGGAACTCATCTGGTCAATTCGGCCTGATTGCATCGTAGAGACCGGGATAGCTCATGGTGGCTCTCTTATCATGAGTGCCGCTATGCTCGCTTTATTGGATTACTGCGATGCGGCTGATGCGGGGGAGGATTTTGACGTCCAAAAGAGTCGTCGAAAAGTTGTTGGGCTTGATATTGAAATTCGTCCTCACAACAAAGCCGCTCTTGAAGCTCATCCTTTGTTTCATAAGCTTGATATGGTAGAGGGCAACAGTATTGATGATGAGATTATAAGCCAGATCTATGATCGAGTGCAGGGGTATGAGAAAATCCTTGTACTGTTGGATTCAAACCATACCCATGACCATGTTTTGGCTGAGCTGGAAGCGTACGCACCTTTGGTTTCGCAGGGAAGCTATTGCGTTGTATTTGATACTCTCATAGAAGACCTGCCTGATTCGACATTTCCTGATCGTCCCTGGGGTGTTGGTAATAACCCAAAAACAGCGGTTCGTGAATATCTTCGTCTCTGTGAAGGGGAAGGGCGAAGAGCTCGGGATGGAAAACCTTTGCATTTTGAGGTTGACACGAATATTGAAAGCAAGATATTAATTACTGCTGCGCCTGAAGGGTATTTAAAAAGGTTAAGAGAGTGTCCCCTAAGCCCTTGA
- a CDS encoding epimerase, with protein MKVAVTGASGFIGRHVVLELGRYDVDIIAVGHEKRRLPEGPHIAARAMDIYDAEPGSLFCALGEPDVLLHLAWGGLPNYKSLHHIEHELPHQYAFLKGMVEGGLSSLVVVGTCFEYGLVSGPLREDLDTRPHTPYGYAKDALRKQLEFLQAERAFGFTWARLFYLFGEGQPSKTLYSQLRQATQDGDRVFNMSAGEQLRDYLSVQDVASYLVSFALHRASLGVVNLASGMPVSIRSLVERWIQENGWAINLNLGYYPYPDYEPMAFWGDVTKLRRYEEDI; from the coding sequence ATGAAAGTTGCAGTCACTGGGGCATCGGGGTTTATTGGGCGTCATGTGGTCTTAGAGCTCGGGCGGTATGATGTCGATATCATCGCCGTTGGCCATGAAAAAAGACGTTTGCCTGAGGGACCACATATTGCGGCACGGGCTATGGATATCTATGATGCAGAGCCGGGCTCTCTTTTTTGTGCTTTGGGTGAGCCTGATGTCTTGTTGCATTTGGCTTGGGGAGGCTTGCCAAACTACAAGTCTTTGCATCATATTGAACATGAGCTGCCACATCAGTATGCTTTCTTGAAGGGGATGGTTGAAGGAGGGCTTTCGTCTCTTGTGGTTGTCGGGACGTGTTTTGAGTATGGCCTCGTATCAGGGCCTTTACGTGAGGATCTGGACACGAGACCCCATACGCCCTATGGCTACGCAAAGGACGCTTTGCGGAAGCAGCTTGAGTTTCTGCAGGCAGAGCGGGCTTTTGGATTCACTTGGGCGCGGCTTTTTTACCTCTTTGGAGAGGGGCAGCCTTCGAAAACACTCTATTCTCAGCTGAGGCAAGCCACTCAAGATGGCGACCGAGTTTTTAACATGTCTGCCGGGGAACAGCTTAGAGACTATTTGTCGGTTCAGGATGTAGCGTCGTATCTTGTTTCCTTTGCTCTCCACAGAGCGTCTCTCGGTGTTGTCAACCTTGCCTCCGGTATGCCTGTTTCCATCCGTTCTCTTGTGGAGAGGTGGATACAGGAGAATGGTTGGGCTATAAACCTGAATTTAGGCTATTACCCATACCCGGATTACGAACCTATGGCCTTTTGGGGGGATGTTACCAAGTTACGGCGTTACGAGGAGGATATATAA